AATTGCAAGTTTTGGTACTTGTTTGCTATGCGTAAAGAAACCCACCAAAAACGGTACCAAAACGCGAGGAAAATGTTTGCATCAAACTGGCAAACTGGTTTGTATCCTTGACGTTGCGAAACGTCAAGCTTGTTCGGAGCGTTCGGCTGTTTTCATGTGTTATTTGTGGAAAAAGGGCAAAGTGGAAGGAACGCCACCGGACACGCAGGGCAGTCGGCATTGTTGGCAAAACAAATAGCAATACCAATAGCAACAGCTACTGGAGGTGGAAGCgctaaataaaacaacacaacgtaCACAGCTGCGGGTTAGTGTCAACgtaatcattttttgtttgacaattCCTGATCGCTGTTTCGGGGGTTTTGCAGCATAGCTATATTTGAATGTGTCCACGTCGATACACGTATCACGATCTGCTTTCCGTGCTCCTATCCGTACGATTCCAGTGCAAAAGATGAAGGTGACTGCTGGTGAGTGCAGAAGGATTCGTCCACTTTAACATCCTATCGCTTTCTAACCGGTTTCAACCAATCCTTTCCGCAACCAGCGCATAGCAACAACCTGAAGTACCTTAGCCTCGTCACACTCACGCTGCAGAATGCGATCCTTGGGCTCAGCATGCGTTACGGCCGGACACGACCGGGCGACCTGTTTCTTAGCTCCACTGCGGTCGTGATGGCGGAGGTGGTAAAGCTGGTCACCAGCCTGTTCCTCGTGTATTTGGAGGAGGGTAAGCATCTGGGCCGGCTACACACCGCACtgtatcaaacaattgtgaaGCAACCGCTCGATACGCTCAAGATCTGCGTACCGTCCATGCTGTACATCATCCAAAACAACCTACTGTACGTATCGGCATCGCATCTGGATGCGGCCACGTATCAAGTCACCTATCAGCTCAAGATACTCACCACGGCGGTGTTTGCGGTGATCATTTTGCGCCGCCGCCTGCTGCCTACCCAATGGGCCGCTCTCGTCTTCCTGGTGGTGGGTGTCGCCAGCGTACAACTGGCACAGACCAGCGAAGACGGTGGTACGGCTGCGACCCGTCAACAATCAATGCCACCGGGCGATGGGCCCACACAGAACCGGCTGCTCGGCTTCAGTGCCGCGCTCGGTGCCTGCTTCCTATCTGGACTGGCTGGTATCTACTTCGAGAAGATGCTCAAAGGTGCAGACATCTCCATTTGGATGCGGAACATCCAGCTGAGCCTGCTCTCGCTACCGTTCGGTTTGTTAACATGCGCGGTGAACGATGGCGCACAGCTCGCTGCTTACGGGTTCTTCTACGGCTATGACGGATTCGTCGTCTATCTGGTTATCCTGCAAGCGGTCGGTGGTTTAATCGTAGCCGTGGTCGTTAAATATGCGGATAACATTCTCAAGGGTTTTGCCACCTCgctcgccatcatcatctctTGTGTTGCGTCGATCTACCTTTTCGATTTCAGCCTTTCGTTACAGTTTACCGTCGGTGCGGCGCTGGTAATTGGTTCCATTTTCCTGTATGGTTACGACCCAGCGTCCAAGAGTGCAAAGTCTATATTGAGCGGCACGCGGACAACACCCAAAAGCCTAGCCGAGGCGGAAGAGCGACTGCTTGCGGAAAAGGTTTAGAAAAAATCTTGCAACAGTGCTGGTAAGCAGGCGCAACCCTCGAATTCGCATA
This window of the Anopheles moucheti chromosome X, idAnoMoucSN_F20_07, whole genome shotgun sequence genome carries:
- the LOC128306911 gene encoding UDP-N-acetylglucosamine transporter: MKVTAAHSNNLKYLSLVTLTLQNAILGLSMRYGRTRPGDLFLSSTAVVMAEVVKLVTSLFLVYLEEGKHLGRLHTALYQTIVKQPLDTLKICVPSMLYIIQNNLLYVSASHLDAATYQVTYQLKILTTAVFAVIILRRRLLPTQWAALVFLVVGVASVQLAQTSEDGGTAATRQQSMPPGDGPTQNRLLGFSAALGACFLSGLAGIYFEKMLKGADISIWMRNIQLSLLSLPFGLLTCAVNDGAQLAAYGFFYGYDGFVVYLVILQAVGGLIVAVVVKYADNILKGFATSLAIIISCVASIYLFDFSLSLQFTVGAALVIGSIFLYGYDPASKSAKSILSGTRTTPKSLAEAEERLLAEKV